One part of the Saprospiraceae bacterium genome encodes these proteins:
- the katG gene encoding catalase/peroxidase HPI has translation MSSSNNHSNGNGKCPFMHGELNYVAGGGTSNKDWWPNQLKLNILRQHSALTNPMDPSYNYAEEFKSLDLAAVKKDLFELMTSSQEWWPADYGHYGPFFIRMAWHSAGTYRIADGRGGAGSGSQRFAPLNSWPDNASLDKARLLLWPVKQKYGRKISWADLMILAGNCALESMGLKTFGFGGGREDVWEPEQDIYWGAESEWLGDKRYSGDRDLENPLAAVQMGLIYVNPEGPNGNPDPIAAAKDIRETFGRMAMNDYETVALIAGGHTFGKTHGAADPSKYVGREPAAASIEEQGLGWKNTFGSGHGVHTITSGLEGAWTTTPTRWSNNFFENLFNYEWELTKSPAGAHQWKPKNNQGAGLVPDAHDPAIRHAPFMLTTDLALRFDPIYEPISKHFYEHPDEFADAFARAWFKLTHRDMGPISRYLGPEVPKEELIWQDPVPSVTHKLIDDKDMAALKAEILASGLTIGELVSTAWASASTFRGSDKRGGANGARIRLAPQKFWKVNNPTQLSSVLDKLEAIQQEFNHAQTSGKEVSLADLIILGGNAAVEKAASLAGHPLNIPFTPGRTDASQEQTDVESFAVLEPFADGFRNYIKAKYAVPAEELLVDKAQLLTLTAPEMTVLIGGMRVLQTNFDGSVSGVFTHRPGILTNDFFLNLLDLGTTWKSTTADQDIFEGRSRTNGELRWTGSRVDLIFGSNSELRAIAEVYGSADSKEKFVLDFVGAWSKVMDLDRI, from the coding sequence ATGAGCTCTTCTAATAATCACTCCAATGGCAATGGCAAATGCCCCTTTATGCATGGTGAACTAAACTACGTAGCTGGAGGTGGCACTTCCAATAAAGATTGGTGGCCCAATCAATTAAAATTAAATATCCTACGCCAGCATTCTGCGCTAACCAATCCTATGGATCCCTCCTACAACTATGCGGAGGAGTTTAAATCCCTGGACCTTGCCGCGGTAAAAAAAGATCTTTTCGAACTCATGACCTCCTCCCAGGAATGGTGGCCTGCGGACTATGGTCATTATGGCCCCTTTTTTATACGCATGGCCTGGCATAGTGCCGGTACTTACCGGATAGCTGACGGTCGGGGCGGAGCAGGTTCCGGTTCTCAGCGATTTGCACCACTCAACAGCTGGCCCGACAATGCCAGTCTCGACAAAGCCCGCTTACTCCTCTGGCCAGTCAAACAAAAATATGGCCGCAAGATCTCCTGGGCCGACCTTATGATACTGGCTGGCAACTGTGCCCTCGAATCCATGGGCCTGAAAACATTTGGGTTCGGTGGTGGCCGTGAAGATGTTTGGGAACCGGAGCAAGATATCTACTGGGGAGCTGAGAGTGAGTGGCTTGGAGATAAAAGATATTCCGGAGACCGTGATTTGGAGAATCCACTTGCCGCTGTACAAATGGGTCTCATCTATGTCAATCCGGAAGGCCCTAATGGCAATCCCGATCCGATAGCTGCGGCCAAAGATATACGGGAGACTTTCGGCCGAATGGCTATGAATGATTATGAGACCGTAGCACTCATCGCCGGAGGTCATACCTTCGGTAAAACCCATGGGGCAGCCGATCCTTCTAAATATGTAGGCCGAGAGCCTGCAGCAGCGAGTATAGAAGAACAAGGCCTCGGCTGGAAGAATACTTTTGGTAGTGGCCATGGCGTCCATACTATCACCAGCGGACTTGAGGGAGCATGGACGACGACACCTACCCGGTGGAGTAATAATTTCTTTGAGAATCTTTTTAATTATGAATGGGAACTGACCAAAAGCCCTGCCGGTGCACACCAATGGAAACCCAAAAATAATCAAGGCGCCGGCCTCGTACCGGATGCTCATGATCCTGCCATCAGGCACGCACCTTTTATGCTCACTACCGACCTGGCATTAAGATTTGATCCGATCTATGAGCCCATCTCGAAGCATTTTTATGAACATCCTGATGAGTTCGCTGATGCCTTTGCGAGAGCCTGGTTTAAGTTGACTCACCGGGATATGGGACCCATCAGCCGCTACCTTGGACCCGAAGTACCTAAAGAAGAATTAATATGGCAAGATCCTGTCCCTTCTGTCACTCACAAATTGATCGATGACAAAGATATGGCAGCTTTAAAAGCCGAAATCCTTGCATCAGGACTTACCATTGGCGAATTGGTTTCTACTGCATGGGCCTCTGCCTCTACGTTCAGAGGATCTGACAAACGTGGTGGGGCTAATGGAGCAAGAATCAGATTGGCACCACAGAAGTTTTGGAAAGTAAACAATCCTACTCAACTATCCAGTGTGCTTGATAAATTAGAAGCTATCCAACAAGAGTTTAATCATGCACAGACATCGGGCAAAGAAGTTTCTTTAGCAGATCTCATCATCCTGGGCGGAAACGCTGCAGTCGAAAAGGCAGCCTCCCTGGCAGGTCATCCCTTGAATATTCCTTTTACCCCTGGTCGCACAGATGCCAGCCAGGAACAGACTGATGTAGAATCATTTGCAGTACTCGAGCCTTTCGCTGATGGATTCCGCAATTATATAAAAGCTAAATATGCTGTGCCGGCAGAAGAACTACTGGTAGACAAAGCTCAGCTGCTTACCCTGACCGCACCAGAGATGACCGTGTTGATTGGTGGTATGCGCGTGCTACAAACCAACTTCGATGGATCTGTCAGCGGAGTATTCACTCATCGCCCCGGAATACTCACCAATGATTTCTTTTTAAATCTGTTGGATCTGGGTACTACCTGGAAAAGCACCACCGCTGACCAGGATATATTTGAAGGTCGTAGCCGTACTAACGGTGAGCTCAGATGGACGGGTAGTCGGGTAGACTTAATCTTTGGATCTAACTCAGAGCTTCGTGCTATCGCCGAAGTGTATGGTAGCGCTGATTCCAAAGAAAAATTTGTACTTGATTTTGTGGGTGCCTGGAGCAAAGTGATGGACTTGGATCGTATCTGA
- a CDS encoding amino acid permease, with translation MNEQLQTTKSNFGTTPVFLTAISTILGAIMFLRFGFSVGSVGFAGSLIIILIGHAVTIPTALALGEIATNQKVEGGGEYFIISRSFGLNIGAAIGIALFLSQAISVAFYTIAFAESFNTIKPWLSEHFHIEVLDNRLFSIPALAGLILLMVTRGADLGIKALYIVVSLLIVSLIFFFLGDTSFSHTPESSKFLSLPTADQGFFYVFSIIFPAFTGMTAGVGLSGDLRDPKKSIPLGTLAATITGMIIYILIAYKLFVSASPADLLSDQLIMSKIAIWGPIIPIGLAAATISSAIGSFMVAPRTLQAIGADDVMPNKAINKWLATGTQNRNEPRNATIATSIIALVFVLIGDVNAVAVIISMFFLVTYGSLCLISFLQHFAADPAYRPSFKSKWYISLFGALMCIYLMFKINAAYALLSVILMVSIYFYITYNNPNATSMARIFEGVIHQFSRRVQVFLQKSEKENAVGNWRPGVICLSKDSFQRFAAFEMMKWISHRYGFGTYIHFENKYFSKESKQLADADLEKLIDMAEKAKSNVFLETIITPSNTSAILQAIQQPAVSGQPNNMMLFEFAKGDREWLTQVIENYNLLLAAKYDIVILRSSIRNFGYKRNIHVWIRKEDYENASLMILLSYIILGHKDWSQGEIKIFAIFSEKDLETEKQHLIDLTTSGRLPISPSNIKVISQYDGMNHQDTINEYSADADLTLVGFHESVIKAKGEEFFERYDKVGDILFVNTQTSKFIT, from the coding sequence ATGAACGAACAATTGCAAACTACCAAGTCCAATTTTGGTACAACTCCTGTTTTCCTAACTGCCATATCAACCATATTAGGTGCCATCATGTTTCTTCGGTTTGGGTTTTCGGTAGGGTCTGTAGGATTTGCCGGATCCTTGATCATCATCCTGATAGGCCACGCCGTAACCATACCTACAGCCCTGGCGCTCGGAGAGATCGCTACGAATCAAAAAGTAGAAGGCGGCGGTGAATATTTTATTATCTCCAGATCCTTTGGCCTTAATATCGGTGCTGCCATAGGCATTGCCCTATTCCTTTCGCAAGCAATCAGCGTAGCTTTTTATACCATCGCATTTGCAGAATCATTTAATACGATCAAGCCCTGGCTATCAGAGCATTTCCATATTGAGGTATTGGACAATCGGCTGTTTAGCATACCTGCCCTGGCGGGTCTTATATTGTTAATGGTCACCCGGGGTGCTGACTTGGGTATAAAAGCGCTGTATATCGTCGTAAGTTTACTGATTGTTTCCCTCATTTTTTTCTTTTTAGGAGATACTAGTTTTAGCCATACCCCGGAAAGTTCAAAATTTCTGTCTTTGCCTACTGCTGACCAGGGATTTTTTTATGTTTTTTCGATCATATTTCCTGCCTTTACAGGTATGACTGCTGGAGTTGGGCTTTCAGGAGACCTTCGTGATCCTAAAAAATCTATTCCCTTAGGTACGCTTGCTGCCACCATCACAGGCATGATTATTTATATTCTGATTGCTTATAAGTTATTTGTGTCCGCCAGTCCGGCAGATTTATTGAGTGATCAATTGATCATGAGTAAGATTGCTATCTGGGGACCCATTATTCCAATTGGTTTGGCCGCCGCGACGATCTCATCGGCTATCGGATCTTTCATGGTCGCTCCAAGAACACTCCAGGCCATCGGCGCTGACGATGTCATGCCCAACAAAGCCATAAATAAATGGTTGGCTACCGGTACTCAAAATCGCAATGAGCCCCGCAATGCCACCATTGCTACCAGTATCATTGCCCTGGTTTTTGTGCTGATCGGTGATGTCAATGCAGTGGCTGTCATTATATCCATGTTTTTTTTAGTGACCTATGGTTCTTTGTGCCTGATTTCTTTTTTACAACACTTTGCAGCCGACCCGGCGTATCGTCCATCGTTTAAATCAAAATGGTATATCTCTTTATTTGGGGCCCTGATGTGCATCTACCTGATGTTTAAAATCAATGCTGCTTATGCCTTGCTATCGGTCATCCTGATGGTGAGTATCTATTTCTACATCACGTATAATAATCCCAATGCGACCAGTATGGCACGCATATTTGAAGGAGTGATTCATCAGTTTAGCCGGCGAGTGCAGGTCTTTCTACAAAAATCAGAAAAAGAAAATGCGGTAGGAAACTGGAGGCCAGGGGTCATCTGTTTGTCCAAAGATAGTTTCCAACGATTTGCAGCTTTCGAAATGATGAAATGGATTTCGCACCGGTACGGGTTCGGCACCTATATTCATTTTGAAAACAAATACTTTTCGAAAGAGTCAAAGCAGCTAGCCGACGCAGACCTGGAAAAACTGATCGACATGGCAGAAAAAGCCAAGTCCAATGTATTTCTGGAGACCATCATCACCCCGTCCAATACTTCAGCGATCTTGCAGGCCATCCAACAACCCGCCGTGTCTGGTCAGCCCAATAATATGATGCTGTTTGAATTTGCCAAAGGCGACAGAGAATGGCTCACCCAGGTCATAGAAAATTACAATTTGCTTCTGGCTGCTAAATATGATATTGTGATCCTGCGATCCAGTATTCGCAATTTTGGCTACAAACGAAATATTCATGTTTGGATTAGAAAAGAAGATTATGAAAATGCCAGTCTCATGATTTTATTATCATATATCATCCTGGGTCACAAAGATTGGAGCCAAGGAGAAATAAAGATATTTGCTATTTTCTCTGAGAAAGACCTGGAGACAGAAAAGCAACATCTTATCGATCTCACTACTTCCGGCAGGCTGCCCATCTCTCCAAGCAATATTAAAGTAATCTCTCAATATGATGGTATGAATCACCAGGATACTATCAATGAATATTCAGCAGATGCAGATCTTACTTTAGTAGGTTTCCATGAGAGTGTCATCAAAGCCAAAGGTGAAGAATTTTTTGAACGCTACGATAAAGTGGGAGATATCCTTTTTGTAAATACCCAGACTTCAAAATTCATCACCTAG